The proteins below are encoded in one region of Streptomyces cyanogenus:
- a CDS encoding ferredoxin, with protein sequence MTSRTSQQQLYRFLEDRFTCAQACTECARACAVRASLVDPDGTEHQERVRRLGIMCAEVCDATCRVLCEEGRQDEEAIRVRVDWCRSVCLECARAFDEHPGAESAADSCRACAAACADFLETLG encoded by the coding sequence GTGACATCGCGGACTTCGCAGCAGCAGCTCTACCGGTTCCTGGAGGACCGTTTCACCTGTGCCCAGGCGTGCACCGAGTGCGCCCGGGCCTGCGCCGTGCGTGCGAGCCTCGTCGACCCGGACGGCACCGAGCACCAGGAGCGGGTGCGCCGGCTGGGCATCATGTGTGCCGAGGTGTGCGACGCGACCTGCCGGGTGCTGTGCGAGGAGGGCCGGCAGGACGAGGAGGCGATCCGGGTCAGGGTCGACTGGTGCCGCTCGGTGTGCCTGGAGTGCGCCCGCGCCTTCGACGAGCATCCCGGCGCCGAATCGGCCGCGGACTCCTGCCGGGCCTGCGCCGCCGCCTGCGCCGACTTCCTGGAGACGCTCGGCTGA
- a CDS encoding DUF6479 family protein: protein MDTASMQLAAASGLMSLFLFIVAVGVLALLAGGFWMTSRVRSNESPRPRPEEQPKLPPDGPVREIRQNRESAEIPRIAKGDRPLTPYELSNMDSKPSESQERPRWSKGSSGSFGGGGLGAH from the coding sequence ATGGACACCGCATCGATGCAGCTGGCCGCCGCGAGCGGCCTGATGAGCCTCTTCCTGTTCATCGTGGCCGTAGGCGTGCTCGCGCTGCTCGCCGGCGGCTTCTGGATGACCTCCCGCGTCAGGTCCAACGAGTCCCCGCGCCCGCGCCCCGAGGAACAGCCCAAGCTGCCACCGGACGGCCCGGTGCGCGAGATCCGGCAGAACAGGGAGTCCGCGGAGATTCCCCGGATCGCCAAGGGCGACCGCCCGCTCACCCCGTACGAGCTGAGCAACATGGACAGCAAGCCGAGCGAGTCGCAGGAGCGTCCGCGCTGGAGCAAGGGCTCCAGCGGTTCCTTCGGCGGCGGCGGACTCGGCGCCCACTGA
- a CDS encoding RpiB/LacA/LacB family sugar-phosphate isomerase, protein MRISVSSDMDEPVARLLVAELRRRGHDVREHGALRPGADAQWAACSEAAAREVADGTADQAVVCCWTGTGASIAANKVPGVRAALCTDAATADGARRWNDANVLALSLRLTSEPVLREILDAWFRAEPSQDPEDRQNVARVGRLDAARTTA, encoded by the coding sequence ATGCGGATCTCCGTCTCCTCCGACATGGACGAGCCCGTGGCCCGGCTCCTGGTCGCGGAGCTGCGCCGGCGGGGCCACGACGTCCGGGAGCACGGCGCGCTGCGGCCCGGCGCCGACGCGCAGTGGGCGGCCTGTTCCGAGGCCGCCGCGCGGGAGGTGGCCGACGGCACGGCCGACCAGGCGGTGGTGTGCTGCTGGACCGGCACCGGCGCGTCCATCGCGGCCAACAAGGTGCCGGGCGTGCGCGCCGCCCTGTGCACGGACGCCGCCACGGCCGACGGCGCGCGCCGCTGGAACGACGCCAACGTCCTCGCGCTCAGCCTCCGGCTGACCTCCGAGCCCGTGCTCAGGGAGATCCTCGACGCCTGGTTCCGGGCCGAGCCCAGCCAGGATCCGGAGGACCGGCAGAACGTGGCCCGCGTCGGCCGCCTGGACGCCGCCCGGACGACTGCCTGA
- a CDS encoding ANTAR domain-containing protein, whose product MKPSSGRPAAPAPLVIESSVVEGLPAEGALLLRMSGTLDAQGAEAWSEELRGHLEQADSAGLRPVLDMAHVQLGGAAVLRTLSETTRARTGRPDLIIVRARPGVREAVHLARLDGVRLYATLDEAVRELARAASRVEELPAWHSQMADPLRPSYEDLYKEVRALRARVRTAPVIGMAQGTLMVRYGLPDSGSAFRALREASQRFNVPLRVLVSAVVAARPPDGEVWFPGRRSLPVPQLRILGRNGRDPRNRRQMIDAVLHEALAVGRAPAGYVQFVDPAVHTLMLETHHGCAETFLDHLVRGRGDGTADAAARARGRQVSVPDVAADPQLSDDCRHALLATGTHAVQSVPVLSSAGSCTGVITLHWPAAGHRPTAAQAEAFALLAADTSAWLSWYHRSVLLDALEHLHRALTRPVS is encoded by the coding sequence ATGAAACCTTCTTCCGGCCGCCCGGCCGCCCCGGCTCCCCTCGTCATCGAGTCCTCCGTCGTCGAGGGACTGCCCGCCGAAGGCGCCCTGCTGCTGCGCATGTCGGGAACCCTCGACGCCCAGGGCGCCGAGGCCTGGTCGGAGGAACTGCGCGGCCACCTGGAACAGGCGGACAGCGCCGGACTGCGCCCCGTGCTCGACATGGCGCACGTCCAGCTCGGCGGCGCCGCCGTGCTCCGCACGCTCAGCGAGACCACCCGGGCCCGCACCGGACGCCCGGACCTGATCATCGTCCGCGCCCGGCCCGGCGTCCGCGAGGCCGTGCACCTGGCCCGCCTCGACGGCGTCCGGCTCTACGCCACCCTCGACGAGGCGGTGCGCGAGCTGGCCCGCGCCGCCTCCCGGGTGGAGGAGCTGCCCGCCTGGCACTCCCAGATGGCGGACCCGCTGCGGCCCTCGTACGAGGACCTGTACAAGGAGGTCCGCGCCCTGCGGGCCCGGGTGCGTACGGCGCCGGTGATCGGCATGGCGCAGGGCACGCTCATGGTCCGCTACGGCCTGCCGGACTCCGGCAGTGCCTTCCGGGCGCTGCGCGAAGCCTCGCAGCGGTTCAACGTGCCGCTGCGCGTCCTGGTCTCGGCCGTGGTGGCGGCCCGGCCCCCGGACGGCGAGGTGTGGTTCCCGGGCCGCCGCTCGCTGCCGGTGCCGCAGCTGCGGATCCTGGGCCGGAACGGCCGGGACCCCCGCAACCGGCGGCAGATGATCGACGCCGTGCTGCACGAGGCACTGGCCGTCGGCCGGGCACCCGCCGGATACGTGCAGTTCGTGGACCCGGCCGTGCACACCCTGATGCTGGAGACCCACCACGGCTGTGCGGAAACGTTCCTCGACCACCTCGTGCGCGGCCGGGGCGACGGCACGGCCGACGCGGCGGCCCGCGCCCGGGGCCGTCAGGTGAGCGTGCCCGACGTCGCCGCCGACCCGCAGCTCTCCGACGACTGCCGGCACGCCCTGCTGGCCACCGGCACCCACGCCGTGCAGAGCGTCCCGGTGCTCTCCTCCGCCGGCTCGTGCACCGGCGTGATCACCCTGCACTGGCCAGCCGCCGGCCACCGGCCGACCGCGGCGCAGGCCGAGGCGTTCGCCCTGCTGGCCGCGGACACCTCGGCCTGGCTGAGCTGGTACCACCGCTCGGTGCTCCTCGACGCCCTGGAACACCTCCACCGGGCGCTGACCCGCCCCGTGTCCTGA
- a CDS encoding STAS domain-containing protein — MESGPPSPARVRPGGPAPLLLQTVHEHRTGLGGISVLKARGTVDAANARRFCEALAEHIALADQAAEHPLLDLSEVYLACADAVRSLDRATGPLARSGRALSVVQPRPHVREALASAGLPGIRVHASLACALDALTAGEPAGGPGQRPWRPAAPVRRGARRG; from the coding sequence ATGGAATCCGGTCCGCCGTCCCCTGCCCGTGTCCGCCCCGGCGGCCCGGCCCCACTGCTCCTGCAGACCGTCCACGAGCACCGCACCGGGCTCGGCGGCATCAGCGTCCTGAAGGCCCGGGGCACGGTCGACGCCGCCAACGCCCGGCGGTTCTGCGAGGCCCTCGCCGAGCACATCGCCCTCGCCGACCAGGCCGCGGAGCACCCCCTGCTGGACCTGAGCGAGGTGTACCTCGCCTGCGCCGACGCGGTGCGCTCCCTGGACCGGGCGACCGGGCCCCTCGCCCGCTCCGGCCGCGCCCTGTCCGTCGTACAGCCCCGGCCGCACGTGCGGGAGGCGCTGGCCTCGGCCGGTCTGCCGGGGATCCGGGTGCACGCGTCCCTGGCCTGCGCGCTGGACGCCCTGACGGCCGGCGAACCGGCCGGCGGTCCGGGACAGCGGCCGTGGCGGCCCGCCGCCCCCGTCCGGCGCGGTGCACGGCGCGGTTGA
- a CDS encoding glycosyltransferase family 2 protein encodes MTRPAPGIRTRTGSDDRTTVVLITHNRRAELLRTLALLRRLPEHPPVIVTDNASTDGTAEAVARHFPEMTLLRPGRNLGAIGRNLAVQRVRTPYVAFCDDDTWWEPGSLRRAADLLDARPRLAAVTARILVEPEGTEDPVVRELRESPLSGPDWLPGPALGSFLAAATVLRTEAFRAGGGFHPGLWLGGEEELLACDLLRQGWWLAYAEELTVHHHASRLRDSTARRILGLRNTLWFTWLRRPLLPALRRTGHLIRTVPRDAASARAFAHATAGLPWVLRQRDPVPPELERRLATLERARRDSPARRYIG; translated from the coding sequence ATGACCAGGCCCGCCCCCGGGATCCGTACCCGGACCGGCTCCGACGACCGGACGACCGTCGTCCTGATCACCCACAACCGCCGCGCCGAACTGCTGCGCACCCTCGCCCTGCTGCGCCGGCTGCCCGAACACCCGCCCGTGATCGTCACCGACAACGCCTCCACCGACGGCACCGCCGAGGCCGTCGCCCGGCACTTCCCCGAAATGACCCTGCTGCGCCCCGGCCGCAACCTCGGCGCGATCGGCCGCAACCTGGCCGTCCAGCGGGTGCGCACGCCCTACGTCGCCTTCTGCGACGACGACACCTGGTGGGAGCCCGGCAGCCTGCGCCGGGCCGCCGACCTGCTGGACGCCCGGCCCCGGCTCGCGGCCGTCACCGCGCGGATCCTCGTGGAACCGGAGGGCACCGAGGACCCGGTCGTGCGTGAGCTGCGCGAGTCCCCGCTGTCCGGCCCCGACTGGCTCCCCGGACCCGCTCTCGGGTCCTTCCTCGCCGCCGCCACCGTGCTGCGTACCGAGGCCTTCCGCGCGGGCGGCGGCTTCCACCCCGGTCTGTGGCTCGGGGGCGAGGAGGAACTGCTCGCCTGCGACCTGCTGCGCCAGGGCTGGTGGCTCGCCTACGCCGAGGAACTCACCGTCCACCACCACGCGTCCCGGCTGCGCGACAGCACGGCCCGCCGGATCCTCGGGCTGCGCAACACCCTGTGGTTCACCTGGCTGCGCCGCCCGCTGCTGCCGGCGCTGCGCCGCACCGGGCACCTCATCCGTACCGTGCCCCGGGACGCGGCCTCCGCCCGCGCGTTCGCCCACGCCACCGCCGGCCTGCCGTGGGTGCTGCGCCAGCGCGACCCCGTACCGCCGGAGCTGGAACGCCGGCTCGCCACGCTGGAGCGGGCCCGCAGGGACTCACCCGCGCGGCGGTACATCGGCTGA
- a CDS encoding glycosyltransferase family 2 protein, which produces MSTEHAPGRVRRPSAPGDPRVTVAVITRDRSESLLRTLDALAALPERPPVIVVDNSRDDTTCRAVAGHPAITRLLRAAANTGALGRNLAVQHARTPYVAFSDDDSWWEPGSLARAADLLDRHPRLGLLAARTLVGEEAAEDPLNAVLAASPLRPEPDLPGRPVLGFLGCACVVRREAFLSAGGYHPLLFFGGEETLLAYDLAAAGWGVAYEPALRARHHPEDHGRTGRSFLVRRNHVLTTCLRRPWPVVLRAFADLALAAAAGRPGARRALKESLARFPAALARRRTLPPHVEDAARLLDREASGRPEGGAAR; this is translated from the coding sequence ATGTCCACTGAGCACGCCCCCGGCCGCGTCCGCCGGCCCTCCGCCCCGGGCGATCCCCGCGTCACCGTCGCCGTCATCACCCGCGACCGCAGCGAAAGCCTGCTGCGCACCCTGGACGCGCTGGCCGCGCTGCCCGAGCGGCCGCCGGTCATCGTGGTCGACAACTCCCGCGACGACACCACCTGCCGGGCCGTCGCCGGCCACCCGGCGATCACCCGGCTGCTGCGGGCCGCCGCCAACACCGGCGCCCTCGGCCGCAACCTGGCCGTCCAGCACGCCCGCACCCCCTACGTCGCCTTCAGCGACGACGACTCCTGGTGGGAACCCGGCAGCCTCGCCCGGGCCGCCGACCTCCTCGACCGGCACCCCCGGCTGGGCCTGCTCGCCGCCCGCACCCTGGTCGGCGAGGAAGCCGCCGAGGACCCCCTCAACGCCGTACTCGCCGCCTCCCCGCTGCGGCCCGAGCCGGACCTGCCCGGCCGCCCGGTGCTCGGCTTCCTCGGCTGCGCCTGCGTGGTCCGCCGGGAGGCCTTCCTGAGCGCCGGCGGCTACCACCCGCTGCTCTTCTTCGGCGGCGAGGAGACCCTGCTCGCCTACGACCTCGCCGCCGCCGGCTGGGGCGTCGCCTACGAGCCCGCCCTGCGCGCCCGCCACCACCCCGAGGACCACGGCCGCACCGGCCGCTCCTTCCTCGTCCGGCGCAACCACGTGCTCACCACCTGCCTGCGCCGCCCCTGGCCGGTCGTCCTGCGCGCCTTCGCCGACCTCGCGCTGGCCGCCGCGGCCGGCCGGCCCGGCGCGCGCCGCGCCCTCAAGGAGAGCCTCGCCCGGTTCCCGGCCGCCCTCGCCCGCCGCCGGACCCTGCCCCCGCACGTCGAGGACGCCGCCCGGCTGCTCGACCGGGAGGCGTCCGGACGCCCGGAGGGGGGCGCCGCCCGATGA
- a CDS encoding glycosyltransferase family 9 protein: MTTADQRTEHAPRVLVLRALGLGDLLAGVPALRGVRRAFPGHQVVLAQPPGLAELALSTGAVDTVFPAEAPDRAVPDLAHWPGPPPDVAIDLHGNGPESRDALAALHPRRLLAHACPDGPPWRGQLNERDRWCAFLHDHGIPADPLDLRLPPPVTPSPAPGAVVVHPGAASGSRRWPTERFAAVVRCLRAAGHRVVLTGGPGEDALVRLVAERSGRRGGDVLTGGLPFGQLSALVAEASLVLSGDTGLAHLAVAHGTRSVTLFGPVSPRLWGPPPSPDHLALWKPGPPGDPHGRTPDARLLRIRTGEVAAACLMLLRDDRDRPRPSGPEVAHVH, translated from the coding sequence GTGACCACCGCCGACCAGCGGACCGAGCACGCTCCGCGGGTCCTGGTCCTGCGTGCGCTGGGTCTCGGCGATCTGCTGGCCGGCGTGCCCGCGCTGCGCGGTGTCCGCCGGGCCTTCCCCGGTCACCAGGTCGTGCTCGCCCAGCCGCCGGGCCTCGCCGAACTCGCCCTGTCCACCGGGGCCGTCGACACCGTGTTCCCGGCCGAGGCGCCGGACCGCGCGGTGCCCGACCTCGCCCACTGGCCGGGGCCGCCCCCCGACGTGGCGATCGACCTGCACGGCAACGGCCCCGAGAGCCGCGACGCCCTCGCCGCCCTGCACCCGCGCCGGCTGCTCGCCCACGCCTGCCCGGACGGCCCGCCGTGGCGGGGACAGCTCAACGAACGCGACCGCTGGTGCGCCTTCCTGCACGACCACGGCATCCCCGCCGACCCTCTGGACCTGAGGCTTCCCCCGCCCGTCACCCCGTCCCCGGCCCCCGGCGCGGTCGTGGTGCACCCCGGCGCGGCCTCGGGCTCCCGCCGCTGGCCGACGGAGCGGTTCGCCGCCGTCGTACGGTGTCTGCGCGCCGCCGGGCACCGGGTGGTCCTCACCGGTGGCCCCGGCGAGGACGCCCTGGTCCGCTTGGTCGCCGAACGCAGCGGCCGGCGCGGCGGTGACGTGCTGACCGGCGGGCTGCCGTTCGGGCAGCTGTCCGCGCTGGTCGCCGAGGCGTCCCTGGTGCTGAGCGGCGACACCGGCCTCGCCCATCTCGCGGTGGCCCACGGCACCCGCTCCGTCACCCTGTTCGGACCGGTCTCCCCGCGCCTGTGGGGCCCGCCGCCGAGCCCCGACCACCTCGCCCTGTGGAAACCCGGCCCGCCCGGCGACCCGCACGGCCGCACCCCCGACGCCCGGCTGCTGCGCATCCGCACCGGCGAGGTCGCCGCGGCCTGCCTGATGCTCCTGCGGGACGACCGCGACCGGCCGCGGCCGAGCGGACCGGAGGTGGCGCATGTCCACTGA
- a CDS encoding PfkB family carbohydrate kinase has product MTTAPTPLVVVGDALLDHDLCGRAERLAPDAPVPVVHGTRRSSRPGGAALAACLAAADGRPVTLVTALGSDAASDTLRELLADRVGLVEVPLEGSLSSKTRVLAGDRPLLRLDDGEGRAREATQEAVSTIAAADGILVADYGRGTADVLRDALTHATAPVVWDPHVRGRPPVPGVRLATPSAQEARAFARQLSDGDSGDAAGLRTAARDARALVAAWRAQAVAVTLGERGALLSHGETPLLVPTPAAATGDPCGAGDRFAAAAAGLIADGALTEAAVQAAVHAATRYVAEGGARAVAVADEPETVAQPPADGDTTADAVRTAARVRAAGGTVVAAGGCFDLLHAGHVALLQAARRAGDCLVVCVNSDDSVRRRKGDGRPLVPAADRVRVLRALECVDAVAVFDEDTPERILGELRPHIWAKGGDYARTELPEQPLVESWGGQVLLLPYLDGRSTTGLARRAALAPTPTGGRTR; this is encoded by the coding sequence ATGACCACCGCACCGACGCCCCTGGTCGTCGTGGGCGACGCCCTGCTCGACCACGACCTGTGCGGCCGGGCCGAGCGGCTCGCCCCGGACGCGCCCGTTCCCGTCGTCCACGGCACCCGGCGCAGCTCCCGCCCCGGCGGTGCCGCCCTCGCCGCCTGCCTCGCGGCCGCCGACGGACGGCCCGTCACCCTGGTCACCGCCCTGGGCTCCGACGCCGCCAGCGACACCCTGCGGGAGCTGCTGGCCGACCGGGTCGGCCTGGTCGAGGTGCCGCTGGAGGGCAGCCTGAGCAGCAAGACCCGGGTGCTGGCCGGGGACCGGCCGCTGCTCCGCCTCGACGACGGCGAGGGCCGCGCCCGCGAGGCGACCCAGGAGGCGGTGTCCACGATCGCGGCGGCCGACGGCATCCTCGTCGCCGACTACGGCCGCGGCACCGCCGACGTCCTGCGGGACGCCCTGACCCACGCGACGGCACCCGTCGTCTGGGACCCGCACGTGCGCGGCCGGCCCCCCGTCCCCGGCGTCCGCCTGGCCACCCCCTCCGCCCAGGAGGCCCGCGCCTTCGCCCGGCAGCTGTCCGACGGCGACTCAGGTGACGCGGCCGGCCTGCGCACCGCCGCCCGGGACGCCCGCGCCCTCGTCGCGGCCTGGCGGGCCCAGGCCGTCGCGGTGACCCTCGGCGAACGCGGCGCCCTGCTCTCGCACGGCGAGACACCGCTGCTCGTGCCCACCCCGGCCGCCGCCACCGGCGACCCCTGCGGCGCGGGCGACCGGTTCGCCGCTGCCGCCGCCGGCCTGATCGCCGACGGGGCCCTCACCGAGGCCGCCGTACAGGCCGCCGTGCACGCCGCCACCCGGTACGTCGCCGAAGGCGGCGCCCGCGCGGTCGCCGTCGCCGACGAGCCGGAGACCGTCGCGCAGCCGCCGGCCGACGGCGACACCACCGCCGACGCCGTGCGCACCGCCGCCCGGGTCCGGGCCGCCGGCGGCACCGTCGTCGCCGCGGGCGGCTGCTTCGACCTGCTGCACGCCGGGCACGTCGCCCTGCTCCAGGCCGCCCGCCGGGCCGGCGACTGCCTCGTCGTGTGCGTCAACTCCGACGACTCGGTACGCCGCCGCAAGGGCGACGGCCGTCCCCTCGTCCCGGCCGCCGACCGGGTACGGGTACTGCGCGCCCTCGAATGCGTCGACGCCGTCGCCGTGTTCGACGAGGACACACCCGAACGCATCCTGGGCGAACTCCGCCCGCACATCTGGGCCAAGGGCGGCGACTACGCCCGGACCGAGCTGCCCGAACAGCCCCTGGTGGAGAGCTGGGGCGGCCAGGTCCTGCTGCTGCCCTACCTGGACGGCCGCTCCACCACCGGCCTCGCCCGGCGAGCGGCCCTGGCCCCCACCCCGACCGGAGGACGCACGAGGTGA
- a CDS encoding D-sedoheptulose-7-phosphate isomerase: MNTVTDTTHCDDLAKALEAFREHGPLIERWGTELARRLGSGARLLVAGNGGSAAQAQHLTAELVGRYRDDRPPFSAVALHADTSSTTAIANDYGVQEVFARQTAAHGRPGDVLLLLSTSGASANLLSAADRAHRLGMTVWALTGRAPNPLQLGADEALCVDAPVTATVQELHLVAVHMLCEAFDQAVERGEAGHRADEGGKPGADGKPGVVGRLVGRARTVGRTATGAPVAPRKGHA; this comes from the coding sequence ATGAACACCGTCACCGACACCACGCACTGCGACGACCTCGCCAAGGCCCTGGAGGCGTTCCGCGAGCACGGTCCGCTCATCGAGCGCTGGGGCACCGAACTCGCCCGGCGGCTGGGCTCCGGCGCCCGGCTGCTCGTCGCCGGCAACGGCGGCAGCGCCGCCCAGGCGCAGCACCTCACCGCCGAACTCGTCGGCCGCTACCGCGACGACCGACCGCCGTTCTCCGCGGTCGCCCTGCACGCCGACACCTCCTCCACCACCGCGATCGCCAACGACTACGGCGTCCAGGAGGTGTTCGCCCGGCAGACCGCCGCCCACGGCCGCCCCGGAGACGTGCTCCTGCTGCTGTCCACCAGCGGCGCAAGCGCCAACCTGCTGTCCGCCGCCGACCGCGCGCACCGCCTCGGCATGACGGTGTGGGCGCTGACCGGCCGGGCCCCCAACCCGCTGCAGCTCGGCGCGGACGAGGCGCTGTGCGTCGACGCCCCCGTCACCGCCACCGTGCAGGAACTCCACCTGGTCGCCGTGCACATGCTCTGCGAGGCCTTCGACCAGGCGGTCGAGCGCGGCGAGGCCGGCCACCGGGCCGACGAGGGCGGCAAGCCGGGTGCCGACGGCAAGCCGGGCGTCGTCGGGCGGCTCGTCGGCCGGGCCCGCACGGTCGGCCGTACCGCGACCGGCGCGCCCGTGGCCCCGAGGAAGGGACACGCATGA
- a CDS encoding glycosyltransferase, with protein MSRIPHTAGRVAMVSEHASPLAALGGPDAGGQNVYVAQVARQLARKGYRVTVYTRRDSAGLPDRVTLIDGVQVVHVPAGPPAPVPKDELLPHMTEFGHFLARQWAESPPDVVHAHFWMSGLAALAGARDLGIPVVQTYHALGTVKKRYQGDADTSPPQRLAIEEAIGHECARIIATCSDEVAELKAMGLPEDRISVVPCGVDPDQFTPGARTRPPGARRRLLAVGRLVPRKGFDRAIRALAGVPDAELLVAGGPEADLLGTEPEAARLYGIAGEYGVSDRVTLLGGVSRARMPRLMSSADLVLSLPRYEPFGIVPLEAMACATPVVATAVGGQLDTVVDGTTGVLVPADDDHDLGAVVRALLADPDRLARYGAAGRSRVLSHYTWDRVADGVAGVYGAVSSIHSLSGVVR; from the coding sequence ATGAGCCGCATTCCGCACACGGCCGGGCGCGTCGCCATGGTCTCCGAGCACGCCAGCCCGCTGGCCGCGCTCGGCGGACCGGACGCGGGCGGCCAGAACGTGTACGTGGCGCAGGTCGCCCGGCAGCTCGCCAGGAAGGGATACCGGGTCACGGTGTACACCCGGCGGGACTCGGCGGGCCTGCCGGACCGGGTGACCCTCATCGACGGCGTACAGGTGGTGCACGTGCCCGCCGGACCGCCCGCGCCCGTCCCCAAGGACGAACTCCTTCCCCACATGACCGAGTTCGGGCACTTCCTGGCCCGGCAGTGGGCCGAGAGCCCACCCGACGTGGTGCACGCCCACTTCTGGATGTCGGGCCTGGCCGCCCTGGCCGGCGCGCGCGACCTCGGCATCCCCGTCGTGCAGACCTACCACGCGCTGGGCACGGTGAAGAAGCGCTACCAGGGCGACGCCGACACCAGCCCGCCGCAGCGCCTCGCCATCGAGGAGGCCATCGGCCACGAGTGCGCCCGGATCATCGCCACCTGCAGCGACGAGGTCGCCGAACTGAAGGCCATGGGGCTGCCCGAGGACCGGATCAGCGTCGTCCCCTGCGGCGTCGACCCCGACCAGTTCACCCCGGGCGCCCGCACCCGACCGCCCGGCGCCCGCAGGCGGCTGCTGGCCGTCGGCCGGCTCGTGCCCCGCAAGGGCTTCGACCGCGCCATCCGCGCCCTGGCCGGCGTCCCCGACGCCGAACTCCTCGTCGCCGGCGGCCCCGAGGCCGACCTGCTCGGCACCGAGCCCGAGGCCGCACGCCTCTACGGCATCGCCGGCGAGTACGGCGTCTCGGACCGGGTCACCCTGCTCGGCGGGGTCAGCCGGGCCCGGATGCCGCGGCTGATGTCCAGCGCCGACCTGGTGCTGTCGCTGCCCCGGTACGAGCCCTTCGGCATCGTCCCGCTGGAGGCCATGGCCTGCGCCACGCCGGTCGTCGCCACCGCCGTCGGTGGCCAGCTCGACACAGTCGTGGACGGCACCACGGGTGTCCTGGTCCCGGCCGACGACGACCACGACCTCGGCGCGGTCGTCCGCGCCCTCCTCGCCGACCCCGACCGGCTCGCCCGGTACGGAGCCGCCGGCCGCTCCCGGGTGCTCAGCCACTACACCTGGGACCGGGTGGCCGACGGCGTGGCCGGGGTGTACGGCGCCGTGTCCTCGATCCACTCGCTCTCGGGAGTCGTCCGATGA
- a CDS encoding glycosyltransferase, translating to MNILVWHVHGSWLTAFVQGPHTYLVPVTDDRGPDGLGRAVTWDWPESVQERTPKELWDCDIDLMVLQRPHELDLALRWTGRRPGVDVPAVYVEHNSPDESPERQLHPLARQSGIPVVHVTHFNRLMWDNGQAPTEVVEHGIIDPGALYTGTERRAAVVVNEPVRRGRTTGTDLLPRFARSAPLDVFGMRTEGLAEHLGLPPERCRTRDLPQHELHREMARCRVYVHPVRWTSLGLSLLEAMFLGMPVVALDTTEVREAIPDGAGVVSNRLDVLEDAVRAFLAEPERARRAGAAARAAAQARYGERRFLDDWERLIKEVTR from the coding sequence ATGAACATCCTCGTCTGGCACGTGCACGGATCCTGGCTCACCGCCTTCGTGCAGGGCCCCCACACCTACCTGGTCCCGGTCACCGACGACCGCGGACCCGACGGCCTCGGCCGAGCCGTGACCTGGGACTGGCCCGAGTCCGTGCAGGAACGCACCCCCAAGGAGCTGTGGGACTGCGACATCGACCTGATGGTGCTGCAACGCCCGCACGAACTCGACCTCGCCCTGCGCTGGACCGGCCGCCGGCCCGGCGTGGACGTGCCCGCCGTGTACGTCGAGCACAACAGCCCCGACGAGTCGCCCGAGCGGCAACTCCACCCGCTGGCCCGGCAGTCCGGGATCCCCGTCGTGCACGTCACCCACTTCAACCGGCTGATGTGGGACAACGGCCAGGCCCCGACCGAGGTCGTCGAGCACGGCATCATCGACCCCGGCGCGCTCTACACCGGCACCGAGCGGCGCGCGGCCGTCGTGGTCAACGAGCCCGTGCGCAGGGGCCGTACCACCGGCACCGACCTGCTGCCCCGGTTCGCCCGGTCCGCGCCCCTGGACGTCTTCGGGATGCGCACCGAAGGTCTCGCCGAGCACCTCGGCCTGCCCCCCGAGCGGTGCCGCACCCGGGACCTGCCGCAGCACGAACTGCACCGGGAGATGGCCCGCTGCCGCGTCTACGTGCACCCCGTGCGCTGGACCTCGCTCGGGCTGTCCTTGCTGGAGGCCATGTTCCTGGGCATGCCCGTGGTCGCCCTGGACACCACGGAGGTCCGGGAGGCGATACCCGACGGCGCCGGGGTGGTCTCGAACCGCCTCGACGTCCTGGAGGACGCCGTACGGGCCTTCCTCGCCGAACCCGAGCGGGCCCGCCGCGCCGGCGCGGCGGCCCGGGCCGCGGCCCAGGCCCGCTACGGAGAGCGGCGCTTCCTCGACGACTGGGAGCGCCTGATCAAGGAGGTCACCCGATGA